One window of the Cryptomeria japonica chromosome 7, Sugi_1.0, whole genome shotgun sequence genome contains the following:
- the LOC131074587 gene encoding thaumatin-like protein: MESPLRFGLWLCLCVSLSMVSLCAADLSHKSIKLQNNCSFPVWPGISSWNTHEYDIPAGFRPLLKSGESYSIVFAMSWQGSIWGRYGCSFNRSELGFCRSGDCGGNLRCEKASAQQKISTPITQAVFMNGSCSVDLQSGYNLPISVSPVLKQCGSQACGAYVGAICPKNLQMMWKNEVIGCKGECNAYMRTCSPPAFESAFKKTCPNVFPFQEQVWCFSSTNYTLTFCPPQ, from the exons ATGGAGAGCCCATTGAGATTTGGTCTATGGCTGTGTCTCTGCGTCTCCCTTAGCATGGTATCTCTCTGCGCTGCAG ATTTATCCCACAAGAGCATAAAGCTGCAGAACAACTGCTCGTTCCCGGTGTGGCCAGGGATATCATCATGGAACACACATGAATACGACATACCCGCCGGATTCCGGCCACTGTTAAAATCCGGCGAGTCATATTCCATTGTTTTTGCTATGTCATGGCAGGGAAGCATTTGGGGAAGGTACGGATGTTCATTCAATCGATCAGAGTTGGGGTTTTGCCGGTCCGGCGACTGCGGAGGAAATCTACGGTGTGAGAAAGCTTCAGCACAACAAAAGATCTCAACACCAATTACACAGGCCGTGTTTATGAATGGGTCTTGTTCTGTTGATTTGCAGTCGGGTTATAATCTTCCGATCTCTGTTAGTCCGGTTTTAAAGCAGTGTGGATCGCAGGCATGCGGTGCATATGTTGGTGCCATTTGTCCCAAAAATTTGCAGATGATGTGGAAAAATGAGGTGATCGGGTGTAAAGGCGAGTGCAATGCATATATGAGGACTTGCAGTCCTCCTGCTTTTGAATCCGCTTTCAAGAAAACTTGCCCTAATGTTTTTCCTTTCCAAGAGCAAGTCTGGTGCTTCTCTAGCACTAATTACACCCTGACATTCTGTCCCCCACAGTGA